A region of Cheilinus undulatus linkage group 10, ASM1832078v1, whole genome shotgun sequence DNA encodes the following proteins:
- the cdhr2 gene encoding cadherin-related family member 2, translating to MSADMEGFSRRLLLCLLLCLINTAYANTTPSIDVTTYTICVDIPPGEYAFTITASDLENEQLTYTITGINAGYFTVEANTGVVRVRRPLNRQEYTMDLIAVVSDGTTSDSADLLIILTPTNSYVPLFEEASYDYDCPENTAVGSSLFKVKATDDDTGFAGTIKYSIDEVVPSSGSGLFTIDASSGEVRLAGGLNYTHLDTFYRLKINATDGGGKCHFPDTTYLSSATFAVITVEDVPDIDPVFINVPYIGSVKEHSPPEQPVLEVTAIDPDTGVNADIIYSIEDSTIDGLFEISPAGLISVLSDIDREDLDTDTVTLTVKGTESVQNTDGVFASTTTSVEINIIDINDKPPKFYVCGSTCEEESHYTVEVLENSQGSIPINMTVKDLDQFPSTKLTLGGADKDVFGVEPQVTTSERAVQLVVMQSQKLDYEKTQLMIVEVIATDQDDESFRSTATVTIHIKDTNDNNPKFPEQSYSLNVSEHSPIGTVVAQITAEDPDTMDQGNITYHLLPESIRAYFDVEEDTGIVYVKSEELLDRELRSLYSATLEARDSDGKPGTTVLEITLLDINDQPPVINRESYQEFIKEGGQLEVKIQATDADKPDTKNSQIVYGIETSRYSDLFTIDPDTGVLTNSGELDREALDKALDGRIELNVTATDKGVPPLSTTVTIIINVDDVNDNKPQFGKPSYEFSVKEGEKGAFVGSVTAEDLDQTTDFNRISFSIIDGSFGSFIIRSYPMEQGYIGNITVNPDIELDYESARQKFTLRVEAADLEQESAEVTVVVNVVDVNDERPEFSPIDPVSVKENTSIAEAVGRFLARDKDTIHHLVYELESMTCRCGESMTPCSYFILLPTGEVTLNHELKVDYEECDQVLIEAQVVDELTEKGENNSATTGLMVINIEDINDNAPEFIYSDAVYVVVSESASKGLSVAGVTATDRDSEINQQVEFEVTKVEFEDSSNKIKDMEILFQAITTKQNEIFIGRIETVQGLDETLKGKYLVTVSATDAGGLSRSTVLEIFTIDETYQVELEFSSSKQDVEAKIEDIRRALIAATKASVEIVSVNDLTETSRETSKSVVVAYFVYTNGTALTSDAVEKMISAPEHVHILEDLGLTNIGTAPVPEAPDILKFALFGVLAGLIVVLAILTTSLMCTRRNFKRKLKAAKAMNSASMVTSDNQKSGPVVPGTNKYTMDGANPVLNLNIDTTLVLDLDEESSDVDKVSLNSLDYSDDMILPEKDTKPFMNMIQEEDEEEEGTAGPPEYIEPLGAVLAQRGPKKDSVNSRQGYGNPTFSTTDL from the exons ATGTCGGCTG ACATGGAGGGGTTCTCCAGACGTTTGCTGTTGTGCTTGTTGTTGTGTTTGATCAACACAGCTTATG CAAATACCACTCCTTCAATCGATGTCACCACTTATACTATATGTGTAGACATCCCACCTG GTGAATATGCGTTCACCATCACTGCATCAGATTTAGAAAATGAGCAGCTGACTTACACAATCACTGGGATCAATGCTGGATACTTCACAGTTGAGGCAAACACAGGGGTAGTAAGAGTGAGAAGACCACTAAATAGACAG gagTATACGATGGATCTCATAGCTGTTGTCTCTGATGGCACCACTTCT GATTCAGCGGACCTACTTATAATATTAACGCCCACCAACAGCTATGTACCTCTTTTTGAAGAGGCTTCATATGATTATGACTGTCCAGAA AATACTGCTGTAGGTTCCTCTCTGTTCAAGGTGAAGGCCACTGATGACGACACAGGGTTTGCTGGCACTATTAAATACAGTATCGATGAA GTTGTCCCAAGTTCTGGTTCAGGTCTGTTTACCATCGATGCGTCAAGTGGTGAAGTCAGATTAGCTGGAGGTCTGAATTACACACATCTTGATACTTTCTACAGGTtgaagataaatgcaact GATGGTGGAGGGAAGTGTCATTTTCCTGACACCACATACTTATCAAGTGCTACCTTTGCTGTCATTACGGTTGAAGACGTCCCAGACATCGACCCAGTGTTCATCAACGTTCCCTACATAGGGAGTGTTAAAGAGCACTCTCCCCCA GAACAGCCTGTGCTTGAAGTGACCGCCATAGATCCGGACACAGGAGTCAATGCTGACATCATCTATAGCATCGAAG ATTCCACAATTGATGGCCTTTTTGAGATCTCACCCGCTGGTCTTATATCTGTGCTATCAGATATTGACAGAGAGGATTTAGACACAGACACTGTTACCCTGACTGTGAAG GGCACTGAGTCTGTCCAAAACACTGACGGTGTCTTTGCCAGCACCACAACGAGCGTAGAGATCAACATCATCGACATCAACGACAAGCCTCCAAAGTTTTACGTGTGTGGATCCACCTGTGAAGAGGAAAGCCACTATACTGTAGAGGTCTTAGAGAACTCTCAGGGGTCTATTCCTATCAACATGACAGTCAAAGATCTGGATCAG TTTCCAAGCACTAAACTGACCCTGGGAGGAGCTGACAAGGATGTGTTTGGGGTGGAGCCTCAGGTTACCACGTCAGAACGGGCCGTTCAGCTCGTGGTCATGCAATCCCAAAAACTGGACTATGAGAAAACACAGTTAATGATCGTAGAG GTGATTGCCACAGATCAAGATGATGAAAGCTTCCGGTCCACGGCTACAGTAACTATCCACATCAAGGACACCAACGACAACAACCCCAAGTTTCCAGAGCAATCGTACAGCTTGAATGTGAGCGAGCACTCCCCGATTGGGACAGTAGTGGCCCAGATTACG GCAGAGGATCCTGACACCATGGATCAAGGCAATATCACCTACCATCTTCTTCCAGAGAGCAT ACGGGCGTATTTTGATGTGGAGGAAGATACAGGCATAGTTTATGTGAAAAGCGAAGAACTTCTGGACAGAGAGCTCAGATCTCTGTATTCTGCAACTCTGGAAGCAAGGGACTCTGACGGCAAGCCAGGCACCACGGTACTGGAGATCACTTTGTTAGACATCAACGACCAGCCTCCAGTCATCAACAGAGAATCTTACCAGGAGTTTATCAAGGAGGGTGGACAGCTTGAAGTAAAGATACAG GCTACTGATGCAGATAAGCCAGACACAAAAAACAGTCAGATTGTGTATGGAATAGAAACCAGCAGGTACAGCGATCTCTTCACCATTGATCCAGACACTGGTGTGCTGACAAACAGCGGTGAGCTTGACCGTGAGGCTCTGGATAAGGCACTGGATGGAAGAATTGAGCTTAATGTTACTGCCACTGACAAGGGTGTTCCTCCGCTATCCACCACTGTCACAATTATCATCAATGTAGAT GATGTCAATGACAACAAACCACAATTTGGCAAACCCTCTTATGAGTTCTCTGTTAAGGAAGGAGAAAAAG GTGCATTTGTGGGCTCTGTTACCGCTGAGGATTTGGACCAAACAACAGACTTTAACCGCATTTCTTTCAGCATCATTGATGGAAGCTTTGGCAGCTTCATCATACGCTCTTACCCAATGGAGCAAGGCTACATTGGGAACATCACCGTAAACCCCGACATTGAGCTGGATTATGAGAGTGCACGCCAGAAATTCACATTACGGGTGGAGGCAGCAGATCTTGAGCAGGAGAGCGCTGAAGTGACGGTGGTTGTGAATGTGGTTGATGTGAACGATGAGCGGCCTGAGTTCAGCCCAATAGATCCTGTGTCGGTGAAGGAGAACACCTCCATCGCTGAGGCTGTTGGGAGATTTTTGGCCCGTGATAAAGACACAATCCACCATCTGGTGTATGAGCTAGAATCCATGACATGCCGATGTGGCGAATCTATGACACCCTGTAGTTACTTCATCCTGCTCCCAACAGGGGAAGTTACACTAAACCATGAGCTCAAGGTGGATTATGAAGAATGTGACCAGGTTCTGATAGAGGCACAGGTGGTGGACGAGCTCACAGAGAAAGGAGAGAACAACAGTGCCACAACAG gATTAATGGTGATCAACATTGAAGACATTAACGACAACGCCCCAGAATTCATTTACTCTGATGCTGTTTATG TTGTGGTGTCAGAGAGTGCAAGTAAGGGATTGTCGGTTGCAGGAGTCACT GCCACAGACCGGGACTCTGAAATAAATCAGCAGGTCGAGTTTGAAGTCACTAAAGTTGAATTTGAAGACAGCAGCAATAAAATAAAGGACATGGAAATACTGTTCCAGGCGATCACCACTAAGcaaaatgaaattttcataggAAGAATTGA AACCGTCCAGGGGCTTGATGAGACACTGAAGGGGAAGTATTTGGTGACAGTCTCTGCAACTGATGCTGGCGGCCTCTCCAGGAGCACCGTACTAGAG ATTTTCACTATTGATGAGACGTACCAAGTCGAACTTGAATTTTCGTCCAGTAAGCAAGACGTTGAAGCTAAAATCGAAGATATTAGGAG GGCACTGATTGCTGCCACCAAAGCTTCTGTTGAAATTGTTTCAGTCAACGATCTCACAGAAACATCAAG GGAAACAAGTAAATCTGTTGTTGTGGCATACTTTGTGTATACAAACGGCACGGCGCTCACCTCTGACGCTGTTGAGAAGATGATCTCTGCACCTGAACATGTCCATATTCTGGAAGACCTTGGACTCACAAATATT GGGACCGCTCCTGTGCCTGAAGCACCAGATATTTTGAAGTTTGCCTTGTTCGGCGTGCTGGCAGGCCTCATTGTTGTGCTGGCTATTCTCACCACTTCCTTAATGTGCACTCGCAGAAA CTTCAAGAGGAAGCTAAAGGCAGCCAAAGCCATGAACTCCGCCTCCATGGTGACCTCTGACAACCAGAAAAGTGGTCCTGTGGTGCCTGGAACAAATAAATACACCATGGATGG GGCAAATCCTGTTCTCAACCTGAACATTGACACCACCCTGGTCCTGGACTTGGACGAAGAGAGCTCTGATGTGGACAAAGTCAG cCTCAACTCCCTCGACTACAGTGATGACATGATCCTTCCTGAAAAGGATACAAAACCATTCATG AACATGATccaggaggaggatgaagaagaagagggcaCCGCTGGACCTCCAGAGTACATAGAGCCTCTGGGTGCAGTGCTTGCCCAGCGGGGCCCAAAGAAAGACTCAGTGAATTCTCGTCAGGGTTATGGTAACCCTACGTTCAGCACCACAGACTTGTGA